GCACTATTCATTTGCGGTCTTTAGAATTCACCCCTTCCATTCCGGTACCTAACGCATTCGATCCCACCTTCACAACttgcttctctcttctcttcgccAACCACCAAATGAAGTCCCTGGAGCCTTGCGGGAAGTCAGCTTATGGCAGTACTACCTTGTTGTTGCAAAACTCTATCATACTTGATGCAGGCAATCATGGCCCTCAATACTGCCGACCGCTCGGGTTTAGCAACTTGCATTCGGAGTGTTTGACCTGGATAGCATCTTCTGCGCCGAAAGTGGAGCGAAGACGGTTATTCAGATAGTGACAATAGAGTTACGGTCGACGTCCCGCTGTGTTCTGTTCCTTGTTAATCCGCATGATTGACGAAGTATGGCAGTTCTAATAATCATACAATGTTTAACCCTATGAGCCAAGCCAGAGTGCTGGTAACTATCAGAATGCGCTCGAACAATGGTTGGGAAGCAAAATTTTGTTACGAAGTGTCGTGAGTCTGAAAAGCATGTGGTGCAATAAATCCATACTGAACACCGGACAACCCGCATAATACCCCTCAAGACAGACGATTGAGCTTTGGCTTAGTACGACAGTAATTTTCCACTAATTCCCAATACCACTCGATGAATACGGGCACCTGGGCCTCGCAAATATTCTCAAGCTGCTCTGAGTTACCTGTTTCCCAATGGTAGAGCTGGTTCCGTAACGTTTGTTTTCTTAACTACATTCGAATCCACCCCTGTGACAATTTATGCTGTCATCGACACCACTATGATTTTTTCGGCTCACTGTAACCCTGAAGTGAGAATTGAGACTCGACATGATGAGAGAGCAGTTTGATCATATATTTTGGTTGACCGTCGCAAGTGAGGATTTGAGCACCCACGCAGCAGTCAAGACGGCTGTGGTGGGACCTTGTATGGGGAGAACGAGCTTGTTTAAGGAAAGTATCAATACTACAGCCGGCAAATGAGAGAATCTTTCAAAGGCCATCTACTTCATGATGCACATTAACTTCTCGGATGAGACAATTGCTGGAAGATGTGCCATTTTGAACGCGCGCGAAGTTATGTATTCCTCTACTGAGTAAGCCCCAAGACAGACCTCTACAAAATGAACGTGTGGCCTGACGGAGCAGCCaacaagatgaagaaaatTTGGAAAATTTTTGGAGAGCAGCTGAGCGTAAGGTTTATCTAAGGAATTCGAGAATCCTCGACAAAATGTATCATCCGTGTGGCGAACCCTCAAACCGCAGCTCAAAACGGTCGGGTCTTGAGGTACCAGGCAGGTACCTCTGCGCTCGGCCTCGAGATTTTATCGACATGTTACGCCGTGCTCCTGGCATACACACTGCTTACTTGTTGCACAAAGTTCTTCATAGAACTATTCTCTTCCCAGAGGTTTGTTGACTTGAATCCGAAGAAAGTCCTGCGTTCTGTCACACTCAGTTTGTTGGCCCTACACATTCCAAAGCCATGAGCCTGAAGACAAGGCAGCTTACCTCGTAGTCTATACCCCAGCGCACGATATGAAATTCGAATCCACGACGATCTAAATAAGAATAACAGTATGAGTTGACTAGTGACCGGGAAACGTGTAACTAACTCGAAACACTGGAGAAAATCCCTTCTGTTCCTGTGTTGGGTACTTGCATATGCCAGCTGTACGCCAGTTGTTCACCCTCACTTGGCCCCGCCGCTAATCCAGCCCAACGAAGCCGAAGATATCAACTTATTCTTAAACACACTTTTTCCACAATACCCTCGAATCCATCTGCTGACTATCGGCCGGAACATCGTATCCTCACGAGCTTAGCTGTATAGTCAGATTCGAATTGCCTCTCATCATTCGTCGATTGCAGTTAATTCATATTGAATTCCATATGCCCGTTGGAACGCCTTCTGTCAGCTAGTCAACAGATCGGGTACCATTATGCGCCTGATCAATGTTGATACATTCAATCTGAAGGAATTCTATGGATCAGTGCCCCGCTATGCTATACTCTCACATATATGGGGAGCCGATCACGAGGAACTGTCATTTCGCGACATCACCGAGAAAAGTATCAAAAGACAGAGTTTACCATTCAAAGTCGCGAAATGCTGCGAACAGGCAAAGAAAGACGGCATTCAGTATGCATGGGTTGACACCTGCTGCATTGACAAGACCAACTCAGTCGAACTCGGCGAGGCAATTAACTCCATGTTCCGATGGTATCATGAAGCTGCCGTTTGCTATGCCTACCTAGCCGACGTCACCATTGAGGATAATAACCATTTCCCATTGACTCAGTTCAGTTCATGCCGCTGGTTCCAACGAGGCTGGACTCTACAGGAGCTTTTGGCTCCTGATAatcttcgcttcttcgatTCGGGGTGGCGCTACCTCGGAACAAAGGCAATGAGATCGGGCATTATTGACCGCAAATTCAGAATACCGCGTCGGTTCTTGCAAGGAACCCCGTTAAGTGAGGCAAGCATCGCTCAACGTATGTCCTGGACCTCCAACAGAGTCACAAAACGGGACGAAGACATTGCCTATTGCCTTCTTGGAATCTTCGATGTGACTATGCCGATGATCTATGGTGAAGGGACTGATCGAGCGTTCACTCGTCTCCAGCAAGAGATCATGAAAAGCTCAAGGGATGAGTCAATTCTGGCGTGGGGTCTTTCCAGCCCGGAGCATCATCTGTATAAATTAAATGTTGATAGGACCTTGTCAGCCGGTGTACTTGCCGCGTCCCCCGCTGACTTTCGAGGTTGTGAGAATATTGTTCCGCGTATGAACGGGACCAGGTCTCCATGCACGTTCCAGATTGAAGGAGGCTTGGTTCGAGTCAATCTATCTCTACACCAAGGCAGAAATGGGCTTTTCGGCTTGCTCAACTGTGGGCTGTTAAGTCCGAACACTTTGGTAGCAATCCCGCTTTTGAAAAGCCAGTCGAATGAATACTACCTTAGGCCACAAGATCATCCTGCAGTGATTTACAACTCAATTGCGACTAAGACATCAGCTCAGCCGGTCCATATTCTGATTGAACGGCATATGAAAACACCGCCGACAGCTAGCTATAACAATGATTTCTTTGTCGAGGACCCTATCGAAGCAGGGTTAGAACTTATTGAAGTTGAACCTCCAGATTGCTGGTTGCAAGGTCGGTCTATTATTACGACATCGAGTGACCCTGCTGATCATGCTGTCCAAAAGCTCTGGACCCGGTTCCGCTCCGGAGGTGAAGACTCCAACGACTTCCTGGTGTTGCTCGAGTATGATACGCAGCGCCCCCAAGCGGAGGCTCGATGTCACGTGATGATATCTTCCAGAGCCACGTCCCTCCAAGATCTGGCCCAGAGATCCGGCtctataagaaaagaagcatTCGGTAAACAAAGTGCCAGTGATGGCAAGCTCAATATCCAGGCAAGCGTGGAACGAGACAACATGCAAGAGATATTTGTGGTGATATTAGCCGCCACGGCGAGTCCGCCCAGTGTCACCATTAATGCCACATTCGAGTTGGAAGTACTGACATTCAAGCTTGAAGTGGAGGGCGTCATGAAAGCGGAAGATGATTTGCGCCACGAAACAGACAACCTTAATCAGCATGAATGGGATATAAACTCCTCCTTAAAATATGCCAAGGCAGGCTTGAATGACGTAGAAGGGGAAATGGAAAGGTTCAATGCGCTGAAATCCCGGCTACTCAACACGATCAGCAAAGCGACACAGGATACAGCAAATGTCAATACCCGGGCGGAGGAACTTAGGCAACGGCGAGCCATTTTGTCGGAACGCAGACGGTCACTTGGAAGGAAAATGGATGATAGGCATCAAACAGTGTTGGAGACTGGATATGGTTTACCCCTGTATCAAACTGGAGGCAGGGCGGCGGAAGCTGAGGCCGAATTTGAGGGATTGGTGAAAACTAATATTGATTTAGTAAAACACATCGATGATATGTTAAGGTGTGATGCATTTCTTCGACTATTTTTCTccgataaaaagaaaaagggttTCCTGATATACTTATGGAAGAAGGCCGAGCATATGTATTCCGGCCACGGGTTGAAGGCTCACTACGAAAAGCCTATGGCCTTGACAGTCAAGACGTCCATATACCAACAAGTGTTCTACTGCGGTAAGTTTTGCCAAATTCGATCGCTTATCTAGCTTGCTTAACTCTGGCGGTCATTTATAGATGATAGCTCAGGGATGAGATGCGAAGATCGTTGGGATGTCCAGAAAGAACTCGTCAAGAAGTTGGCCGGTGTCACCACTCAACTGCTCCCTGCGGGCGAAGGTGTTGGGCTAAGTTTTGTTAATAGTGAATTTGATATATTCCCTAACCTCGCAGTTGaccaggtgaagaagatcttggATTCCGCGCCATTGAGCCCCAGTGGCAACACTACAATTGGCACAAACCTAAGATCTAGAATTCTGGAGCCGCTAGTCTACAGCAAAGTCAGTTCGCAGAGACTTGATAGGCCGCTGCTCATAATTATAACTATTGGTGGTTATCCGGAGTCTAGAGCTGAATCTGAATTTGTGAACGCTATCATCGAATGCGGCAGGAAGCTAGATCTCGCTGGATACCCCCGCCGCAGTACGTAATGTTCTGCAAACCCTCTCTTTCCAACCTAGCTAATTGATCAATCTGCAGCTGTGATGTTCATGATCTATCAAGTCGGAACAAGCAAAGAGACTTCGAAATTTGTACGACGCCTTAAGGATGATCCGGATCTCTTTCCTATGATATCCGTATTCTCGGAGTGGGAAGGTAGGTCAAGAGCTCATCCCCGCAGGCCAAATAATATGACATCTAAAGTTCTGCAGGTGGCGTCACAATGAAACATCTCAAAGGCAGTTATCTCCAAAGACCTATCTTTGAAGTGAGTCTGGTCTTTCATTGAATATCTCTGGCTCATCTGCCCGCTTGTCGTCTACTTACAAATTCTATCTTCTTTCAGAGAATGATGTACCCATCTGATTTCCTCCAACTCTCTGGGGTCAAGTCACCTTAAGCGGCTACAAATATTTGAGACTGGTGTTGTTTATCTTTTCCGTCACCTGCTGTCCATCATAGAAGCTACGATCAACCTAGGTGGTTGATTCATATGTGTCAACGTAGTTGACTTCTTGATGCTATCAGATATTTTTCGTTATGTTTGCAAGATATAGCAGATTTCACTATTTGAGCTTAGTCATGGTTACCAAGAGACTTAACAAGGGCAACAATATTACGGGAGAAACTTCAGATCCTCCTAGAAGACACAGCTTAATTGAGTTGATAATGTCAGGCGGCAAGTCATCATACGCATCTGTGGCACTGAGATGGAAGACTGGCAGATAGAGAAGATGATTGGCAGACGCCAAGCATGTGGACGTCCTGGCTGCATGACTGGCCGCCTCATCCCTGAGCCCTTGGCATCATTTATCTCTGCCAttatcaacaacaaccagaaATGTTTTGGCTTCAGTCACGTACTTCTCTAGTATCCAGTATACGTGCAAACCTTTCCATATTCTCACGTAATCTACCTTTGCGCTATAGAGCCCTACCTAGTTCGTCTCATCCAGTCGAATGCAGACCAACATCCACGATCGCGTCTACAAATCAAACCATACAACGCGTATTTCCTATATCAAGATTTGAGGTCATTGATCCAACAgaagaggttgaggaagagactcTACCGACCTACGATGTCAAGACATACTACCCCGTCCGTCTTGGGGAAGTTCTAGATGGCCGCTATCAAGTCGTTGCCAAATTAGGCTATGGTGTCACATCTACCGTCTGGCTCGGTCGCGATCTAAGGTACAATTCTTTCCAGTCTAGTCGATAGTTCCAACTTCGGGACCCTTTGCTGAAAGTATGGACTCAGTGATTCCAATCATGTTGCCTTGAAGATTTATGTGTCTGGTACTCTGAAGAGTAGCAACGAACTCGCCGTATACGAACGCATAAACGCAGTTGAAACAGACCATGCCGGCAAGAATCTCATTCGTCAACTATGGGATCACTTCTTCCTAGAAGGTCCCCATGGCCGTCACAAGTGTCTCGTGCATCAACCGCTCGGGCTTAGTGTAGACCAATTCTTGTACTTCTTTCCGGGGAGGGTGATGAACCTCGACGCTTTGAAGCCTTGTCTACGGCAGGTATTGGGGATAGTTGATTTTCTGCACACTGAAGCTAGGGTCATACACACCGGTAAAGTGCTACATATTCAATTATACATTCCTTCCATTACTGACCATTATGCAGATCTACAACTGAAGAATCTCCTACTTCCCGGAGATCCTAAGAATTTCTCGGGTCTCGAAGACGCAGAGATTGAGGCCCCTTCGGCTAGGAAAATACTTGGCCCTGAGCGCACAATCTACACCAGCCACATCGTTGTCCCTGGAAATGGATTGCCATTGCTCAGTGACTTTGGAGAAGCTCGATTCAGCGATGAAGAGCATGACGAGGATATCATGCCAAATCTTTACAGGGCTCCCGAGGTGGTGCTAAAGATGAACTGGGATAGCAAGGTGGATGTGTGGAGCATTGCCCTGATGGTAGGAGATTATGCTTATTGAGTTCACCCTTCATTTATGTATACTAACTTCCATGCAGGCCTGGGATATAGTCTGCTCTACCACGCTATTCGATGGCAGAAACAGTGACGGTGTTTTCGATGATCGAGTTCATCTTGCCGAGATGATTGCAATCATGGGGCCCCCTCCCAACGACTTCATCAAACGAAGCAAAGTAGGCTCGGTTTTCTGGGATAAGGATGGTATGTTGATACTAAGTGGACCTGCTATATGGCAGCATGAAGCTCGGCTAATATATACAATTACTAGGCAAATGGAAGGACCTTGCCCCGGTGCCGAGCATGACACTTGAGGAACGGGCGGCTGATATCCAAGGACCTGACAAGGAAGGATTCTTGAAACTTATGCGAAGAGCGTTAACATGGGACCCTAAGGACAGACCAGCTGCCGGAGAACTGATTTTTGATGAGTGGCTTATGAAAGGATTGCAGCTTCCGGCTCATCTGTCGAAGCACACCTAGTTGTGATgcgattttttttttttttggctaGATTCATTGTAAAGTGTCGAATTTGGCGAATTATACCCGTTGTAGCGAACAAGAGGAACTCTTCCTATTTGTATACTTGAAGGCGTAGTTGGGCATTTCGATAGTCTAGTACGTAGGTGCTCGATAAGTGAAAAGTGGATCCGGCGGAAGAGTTGGGGGAAAAAAGACCGGGCGGGTGCCTGAGGATCCGGAATCCAGAACGGCTTCCGCATTTGGGATTCtcgttcttctttccgccGACCAACCGTTCATCCAACCTCACCTCAGTCCAGCCATCATGTCGTCCCGCACCGTCTGGAGGAGCCTCCAATTGCAAGCCCGGAGACGATTTATTGTCCCGGAGACACCATACCGCTGTTTCTCCTGCACACGACGTGCCCAGGATCCGCCCAAGTTCAACCAGGATGATCGCATGACCCATTTCGGCTTCCAAAATGTTCCTGAAGCGCAGAAGGAGTCTTTGGGTAGGTTTATCTGGGATATTTTGCATCTATAAgattggagaaagaaagggttTACTGATGTTTGTGCCAATGTTTAGTGGGAGCCGTCTTCAGCTCCGTTGCCTCGTCCTACGATGTGATGAACGACATGATGTCGCTGGGCATCCACCGCCTGTGGAAAGATCACTTTGTCCGCTCTCTCAACCCCGGATCCGCACTTCCCTCTCGCGAACACGATACGGCCGGCCGTGGTTGGAACATTCTCGATATCGCCGGCGGGACGGGCGATATCGCGTTTCGCATGCTGGACCACGCGACGAACATCAACAATGACCACGAGACCCGCGTGACGATCGCCGATATCAACGCGGACATGCTGGCGGAGGGTCAGAAGCGCAGCGTGCAGACTCCTTACTACAACACAAACCGACTGTCGTTCATGCAGGGCAATGCGCAGTCCATGCCTTCCATTCCGGATAACTCGGTGGACCTCTACACTGTTGTTTTCGGTATCCGCAACTTCACGGATAAGCAGGCAGCCCTGAACGAAGCGTTCCGTGTCCTGAAGCCTGGTGGTGTATTTGCTTGTATGGAATTCAGCAAGGTCGACAACGCCCTGTTCAATGCGATCTACAAGCAGTGGAGTTTCAGCGCCATTCCCATGATTGGTCAGCTGGTGGCCGGTGATCGCGACAGCTACCAGTACTTGGTGGAGAGTATTGAGCAGTTCCCTAGCCAAGAGGAGTTCCGCGGCATGATCCAGAAGGCTGGCTTCATGATCCCGGGACGTGGCTTCGAGAATCTGACGGGTGGAATTGCCGCTATTCACAAGGGTATCAAGCCGCTCA
The window above is part of the Aspergillus luchuensis IFO 4308 DNA, chromosome 8, nearly complete sequence genome. Proteins encoded here:
- a CDS encoding uncharacterized protein (COG:S;~EggNog:ENOG410QDNZ;~InterPro:IPR010730;~PFAM:PF06985;~antiSMASH:Cluster_8.8) → MRLINVDTFNLKEFYGSVPRYAILSHIWGADHEELSFRDITEKSIKRQSLPFKVAKCCEQAKKDGIQYAWVDTCCIDKTNSVELGEAINSMFRWYHEAAVCYAYLADVTIEDNNHFPLTQFSSCRWFQRGWTLQELLAPDNLRFFDSGWRYLGTKAMRSGIIDRKFRIPRRFLQGTPLSEASIAQRMSWTSNRVTKRDEDIAYCLLGIFDVTMPMIYGEGTDRAFTRLQQEIMKSSRDESILAWGLSSPEHHLYKLNVDRTLSAGVLAASPADFRGCENIVPRMNGTRSPCTFQIEGGLVRVNLSLHQGRNGLFGLLNCGLLSPNTLVAIPLLKSQSNEYYLRPQDHPAVIYNSIATKTSAQPVHILIERHMKTPPTASYNNDFFVEDPIEAGLELIEVEPPDCWLQGRSIITTSSDPADHAVQKLWTRFRSGGEDSNDFLVLLEYDTQRPQAEARCHVMISSRATSLQDLAQRSGSIRKEAFGKQSASDGKLNIQASVERDNMQEIFVVILAATASPPSVTINATFELEVLTFKLEVEGVMKAEDDLRHETDNLNQHEWDINSSLKYAKAGLNDVEGEMERFNALKSRLLNTISKATQDTANVNTRAEELRQRRAILSERRRSLGRKMDDRHQTVLETGYGLPLYQTGGRAAEAEAEFEGLVKTNIDLVKHIDDMLRCDAFLRLFFSDKKKKGFLIYLWKKAEHMYSGHGLKAHYEKPMALTVKTSIYQQVFYCDDSSGMRCEDRWDVQKELVKKLAGVTTQLLPAGEGVGLSFVNSEFDIFPNLAVDQVKKILDSAPLSPSGNTTIGTNLRSRILEPLVYSKVSSQRLDRPLLIIITIGGYPESRAESEFVNAIIECGRKLDLAGYPRRST
- a CDS encoding uncharacterized protein (COG:T;~EggNog:ENOG410PVXJ;~InterPro:IPR000719,IPR011009,IPR017441;~PFAM:PF00069;~go_function: GO:0004672 - protein kinase activity [Evidence IEA];~go_function: GO:0005524 - ATP binding [Evidence IEA];~go_process: GO:0006468 - protein phosphorylation [Evidence IEA]) — translated: MFWLQSRTSLVSSIRANLSIFSRNLPLRYRALPSSSHPVECRPTSTIASTNQTIQRVFPISRFEVIDPTEEVEEETLPTYDVKTYYPVRLGEVLDGRYQVVAKLGYGVTSTVWLGRDLSDSNHVALKIYVSGTLKSSNELAVYERINAVETDHAGKNLIRQLWDHFFLEGPHGRHKCLVHQPLGLSVDQFLYFFPGRVMNLDALKPCLRQVLGIVDFLHTEARVIHTDLQLKNLLLPGDPKNFSGLEDAEIEAPSARKILGPERTIYTSHIVVPGNGLPLLSDFGEARFSDEEHDEDIMPNLYRAPEVVLKMNWDSKVDVWSIALMVGDYAY
- the COQ5 gene encoding class I SAM-dependent methyltransferase (BUSCO:EOG09264A8D;~COG:H;~EggNog:ENOG410PH01;~InterPro:IPR023576,IPR004033,IPR029063;~PFAM:PF13649,PF13489,PF01209,PF08242,PF08241, PF13847;~go_function: GO:0008168 - methyltransferase activity [Evidence IEA]); the encoded protein is MSSRTVWRSLQLQARRRFIVPETPYRCFSCTRRAQDPPKFNQDDRMTHFGFQNVPEAQKESLVGAVFSSVASSYDVMNDMMSLGIHRLWKDHFVRSLNPGSALPSREHDTAGRGWNILDIAGGTGDIAFRMLDHATNINNDHETRVTIADINADMLAEGQKRSVQTPYYNTNRLSFMQGNAQSMPSIPDNSVDLYTVVFGIRNFTDKQAALNEAFRVLKPGGVFACMEFSKVDNALFNAIYKQWSFSAIPMIGQLVAGDRDSYQYLVESIEQFPSQEEFRGMIQKAGFMIPGRGFENLTGGIAAIHKGIKPLNRA